One genomic window of Fusarium fujikuroi IMI 58289 draft genome, chromosome FFUJ_chr01 includes the following:
- a CDS encoding related to regulator of deoxyribodipyrimidine photo-lyase PHR1 — protein sequence MSKSTSTSIDAGIAVAATPHSQDKVVATAPVDTNTKNPTAAQPGATFLHSPPDSNNTAKSDGSDSELSDLEDEPILSDPPQPVLPSDNVNSDDKKEDADEEVDIGEVLPDSWSGAVPIFKPTMHQFKDFKRFMEAVDSYGMKSGIIKVIPPQEWKDALPKLDDLVKQVKVREPIKQDIMGSNGTYRQVNILHGRSYNLPQWRQLCDQSEHQPPARRGERRANAEKPKARTRAATATVAKPSDPSTPKKRGRGRPAKRGGRGRRLKQEQADDNEDRPMTPVSPKPEVAETEDKPVESVEKDPGEEVEEDYEPTVGRMGGLRQARTKTQTVSARRKYSRREGSAMIDEAAFKDWDYKMDISEYTPERCEELERAYWKTLTYAPPLYGADLMGTLFDESTEQWNLNKLPNLLDVLGEKVPGVNTAYLYLGMWKATFAWHLEDVDLYSINYLHFGAPKQWYSISQADARRFEAAMKNIWPTDAKACDQFLRHKGFLISPQHLKSHYNITVNKCVSYPGEFVVTYPYGYHSGYNLGYNCAEAVNFALDSWLDIGKIAKKCECAEAQDSVWINVYDIERKLRGEETEYEETEDEEEDDEDEQGGMPTPPSGSGVKFRLAGRKRKRVPGEKGGKVKKIRLRLKSKVEPPCCLCPNDTPSADLLPTDDGRKAHRLCAHYLPETYTETIDGQETVVNVSKIHKDRFELKCLYCRSKQGACFQCSQKRCARAYHATCAAAAGVFVEEEEIPVFGEDGTEYKEQAFEFSCRYHRTKRDKKLDGDALDTDLRVRTAASKLQPGETCQLQYFKGDIFAGVVVENRHDEQTLLIDILPNGDRLEVEWKWLLVPDPADYRLPKASAKAIPMPASQKAKEKLKTKRLHDGKPQKDDPFVEGCTWAEFNCHPVANKEQVKIDFCKPDQIWYYLPKKSTEARAQFTEDPRNQRHNPRGNFLSTVPKPVKPVRPVPAYPPRQAYQPAIPYPAARLDKPYMYKPRTPATDNYPAMGNFTTQRFTPAAPSPVPVQQQPGNYRYPYAHPIPAGQQAAPAYSAQRFEVRQSPAYTPPGNTPVQSPANTLPHYQQNQWHGRHTSALPAPTPSHPGVAHSYPQPYQAPAPVNHHQIPQARVALPADVSIFQKYPFFQVNHNRDSTKYRTPYAAWGGFTNGYEGNFRAHIMANKDAYLNGTIKDNRFQSNQNFGAYQPQQHYSPGHGHRVSPVSQPRISQQPNLKQIPMSSPGTGTSSFSQFPRPAIKQQYLPHMPVQTHAPIHAQGQAPIQPQVQPHKSTPKPQERLPQKPPQKSPQTTQPPNQSSKPKIGTIFKEYKIPPKESPVPLPANFLASMAPTSKTPAPVAARKPLLQQAESKGSPSTPTAAKPIRASQQTFSNGQPMDNQKLGTKVSKTPIPIPRLPSVAQISSQGSALAPTQQGASPSRDSTLTSTDSNLVHATGTTVPATSTSSGQQDFADVPGGESMEFMDRLMASIRTIARRDDAG from the exons ATGTCGAAGTCGACGTCCACGTCGATCGACGCTGGCATTGCTGTCGCTGCTACACCACATTCTCAAGATAAGGTCGTTGCGACTGCGCCTGTCGAtaccaacaccaaaaacccTACGGCCGCTCAACCTGGCGCTACCTTTTTGCATTCGCCTCCCGATAGCAACAACACGGCGAAGTCTGATGGTTCAGATTCTGAGTTGAGCGATCTTGAAGACGAACCCATCCTGAGCGATCCACCGCAGCCTGTTCTTCCTAGCGACAATGTAAACAGCGACGataagaaggaagatgctgACGAAGAGGTTGACATTGGAGAGGTCCTGCCGGATTCTTGGTCTGGTGCTGTTCCTATCTTCAAGCCCACCATGCACCAGTTCAAGGATTTTAAGCGCTTC ATGGAAGCCGTCGATAGCTATGGAATGAAATCCGGCATCATTAAAGTCATCCCCCCACAAGAATGGAAAGATGCCCTTCCCAAACTCGACGACCTTGTGAAGCAGGTTAAAGTCCGAGAGCCAATCAAGCAAGATATTATGGGATCCAATGGAACCTATCGCCAAGTCAACATCCTTCACGGACGATCCTATAATCTGCCCCAGTGGCGCCAGCTGTGCGACCAGAGCGAACACCAGCCCCCGGCTAGACGTGGTGAGCGACGCGCCAACGCCGAGAAGCCTAAAGCACGAACTCGAGCTGCGACCGCAACTGTGGCTAAACCTTCCGATCCTTCGACCCCTAAGAAGAGAGGTAGGGGGCGACCTGCCAAGCGAGGAGGCAGAGGGAGGCGGCTCAAGCAAGAACAGGCGGATGATAATGAAGACCGGCCTATGACTCCGGTCTCACCCAAGCCAGAGGTTGCCGAGACTGAGGACAAACCTGTCGAGTCAGTAGAGAAGGACCCaggtgaagaggttgaggaggattATGAACCTACTGTTGGTCGCATGGGTGGCCTTCGACAGGCAAGAACCAAGACACAAACAGTCTCGGCCCGTCGCAAATACAGTCGCCGAGAGGGATCCGCTATGATCGACGAAGCTGCCTTTAAAGACTGGGATTACAAGATGGACATATCCGAGTATACACCCGAGCGCtgtgaggagcttgagaggGCTTACTGGAAGACCCTCACCTACGCACCTCCTCTCTACGGCGCTGATCTGATGGGTACGCTTTTTGACGAATCGACCGAACAGTGGAATTTGAACAAGCTGCCTAATCTTTTGGATGTCTTGGGTGAAAAGGTTCCAGGAGTCAACACCGCTTATCTCTACCTTGGCATGTGGAAAGCAACTTTTGCTTGGCaccttgaagatgttgatcttTACAGTATTAACTACCTTCACTTTGGTGCTCCCAAGCAGTGGTATAGTATCTCCCAAGCCGATGCCCGCCGGTTCGAGGCTGCGATGAAAAATATCTGGCCTACAGATGCGAAGGCCTGTGACCAGTTTCTTCGTCACAAAGGATTCCTCATCTCGCCTCAGCATTTAAAATCGCATTATAACATCACTGTCAACAAATGCGTATCTTATCCTGGAGAGTTCGTCGTGACCTATCCATATGGATACCATTCTGGCTACAACCTGGGCTACAACTGTGCCGAAGCTGTCAATTTTGCACTCGATTCTTGGTTAGACATCGGCAAAATCGCCAAAAAGTGCGAGTGCGCCGAAGCGCAAGACAGTGTCTGGATTAATGTCTACGACATCGAGCGCAAGTTACGtggagaagaaacagaatATGAAGAAaccgaggacgaagaggaagatgacgaagatgaacaagGTGGCATGCCCACACCAccttctggctctggtgtCAAGTTCAGACTGGCTGGCCGTAAGCGAAAGCGTGTTCCTGGCGAGAAGGgaggcaaggtcaagaagatcagaCTTCGTCTCAAATCGAAGGTCGAACCACCCTGCTGCCTCTGCCCCAACGACACTCCGTCTGCCGATCTATTGCCTACAGATGATGGCCGAAAAGCTCATCGACTTTGCGCGCATTATCTGCCAGAGACGTATACCGAAACAATCGATGGACAGGAGACAGTTGTCAACGTGTCTAAAATCCACAAAGATCGATTCGAACTCAAGTGTCTTTATTGCCGCTCTAAGCAAGGCGCTTGCTTCCAATGCTCCCAAAAGAGATGCGCCCGGGCTTATCATGCAACATGCGCGGCCGCAGCTGGTGTTttcgttgaagaagaagagatcccAGTCTTCGGCGAAGATGGCACAGAATATAAGGAGCAGGCCTTTGAGTTCAGTTGTCGATACCATCGGACGAAGCGAGAtaagaagcttgatggaGATGCGTTGGACACTGACTTACGAGTTCGGACGGCAGCTTCAAAGCTTCAGCCTGGCGAGACCTGCCAGTTGCAGTATTTCAAGGGGGACAtctttgctggtgttgtgGTTGAAAACCGGCACGATGAACAAACCTTGCTTATCGACATCTTGCCAAATGG TGACCGCCTTGAAGTCGAATGGAAATGGCTACTGGTACCCGATCCAGCCGACTATCGTTTGCCAAAGGCATCAGCAAAGGCCATTCCGATGCCCGCGTcccagaaggccaaggagaagctcaaaACAAAACGACTTCATGACGGCAAGCCCCAGAAGGACGATCCGTTCGTTGAAGGCTGCACTTGGGCCGAATTCAACTGCCACCCTGTTGCAAACAAAGAACAAGTCAAGATCGATTTCTGCAAACCCGACCAAATTTGGTATTACTTGCCTAAGAAATCGACAGAAGCCCGCGCCCAATTCACCGAGGATCCTCGCAACCAACGTCATAATCCCAGGGGGAATTTCCTATCGACAGTTCCCAAACCCGTCAAACCCGTAAGGCCGGTTCCAGCATATCCTCCCCGACAAGCCTACCAGCCCGCCATCCCTTATCCTGCAGCGCGACTTGATAAGCCATATATGTACAAGCCACGAACCCCTGCTACTGACAACTACCCTGCGATGGGCAACTTCACCACTCAAAGATTCACACCAGCTGCCCCTTCGCCCGTTCCAGTCCAGCAACAGCCCGGGAACTATCGGTATCCGTATGCACACCCTATACCTGCAGGACAACAAGCCGCTCCCGCCTACTCTGCGCAAAGGTTTGAGGTTAGGCAATCGCCCGCATATACACCTCCCGGAAACACACCGGTACAGAGTCCTGCGAACACATTGCCACATTATCAGCAGAACCAATGGCACGGAAGACATACCTCTGCCCTTCCTGCACCTACCCCTAGTCATCCTGGAGTAGCTCATTCCTATCCGCAACCATATCAGGCTCCGGCACCTGTAAATCACCACCAGATACCGCAAGCAAGAGTGGCTTTGCCGGCAGATGTATCTATATTCCAAAAGTATCCCTTTTTCCAGGTCAACCACAACAG GGACTCGACTAAGTACCGGACGCCATATGCTGCTTGGGGAGGCTTCACCAACGGGTACGAGGGCAACTTCAGGGCTCATATTATGGCCAACAAGGATGCATATCTCAACGGCACAATCAAGGATAATAGATTCCAGAGCAATCAGAATTTCGGCGCCTACCAGCCTCAACAACACTATTCTCCGGGGCATGGCCACCGTGTGTCTCCTGTAAGCCAGCCTCGGATCAGCCAACAACCGAACTTGAAGCAAATACCCATGTCGTCTCCAGGAACTGGCACCTCTAGCTTCAGCCAGTTTCCTCGGCCTGCGATAAAACAACAGTATTTGCCCCATATGCCTGTGCAAACGCATGCACCAATACACGCGCAAGGACAGGCACCAATACAGCCCCAGGTGCAGCCGCATAAGTCGACTCCGAAGCCCCAGGAGAGGCTTCCGCAGAAGCCTCCACAGAAGTCCCCACAGACCACTCAGCCCCCTAACCAGAGTAGTAAACCCAAGATTGGGACGATTTTCAAGGAATACAAG ATACCCCCGAAAGAGTCGCCAGTACCATTGCCCGCAAACTTTTTGGCTTCGATGGCGCCTACATCTAAGACCCCTGCTCCTGTTGCCGCCAGAAAGCCACTCTTGCAACAAGCCGAGAGCAAAGGCTCGCCTTCTACGCCCACGGCTGCAAAACCGATTCGGGCATCTCAGCAGACATTTTCGAATGGGCAACCTATGGACAATCAAAAACTTGGGACCAAGGTTTCCAAGACCCCCATTCCAATTCCGCGATTGCCAAGCGTTGCTCAGATCTCTTCGCAAGGTTCAGCCCTAGCCCCAACACAACAGGGTGCTTCACCTTCCCGGGATAGCACGTTGACATCTACGGATTCAAACTTGGTACACGCGACCGGTACAACGGTGCCGGCGACGAGCACCTCTTCCGGACAACAAGATTTTGCAGACGTCCCTGGAGGTGAATCGATGGAATTCATGGACCGGCTTATGGCGAGCATACGTACAATAGCCCGCCGCGACGACGCAGGCTGA